In a single window of the Acetivibrio clariflavus DSM 19732 genome:
- a CDS encoding endonuclease III domain-containing protein, giving the protein MKVKSEAAGIKEQLLNIYSLLFLKYGDQHWWPADTQFEVIVGAVLTQFISWKNVVKAIDNIKEKDLLDIHKLYECDIELLKELIKPAGFFNRKAVILKAVLVFIMENYNGDLDKMFQTSLEVLREKLLNVKGIGPETADSILLYAGSKRIFVVDAYTVRIFTRLGFLTGTENYHQVQKFFMENLPEEVDLYNQYHALIVKLGSECCSGKKPKCLECVLKDLCQFATFS; this is encoded by the coding sequence TTGAAGGTCAAATCGGAAGCGGCAGGGATAAAAGAACAGCTTCTTAATATTTATTCTTTACTTTTTTTAAAGTATGGAGATCAGCATTGGTGGCCGGCAGATACCCAATTTGAAGTGATTGTAGGGGCGGTATTGACTCAATTTATCTCGTGGAAAAATGTGGTTAAGGCAATTGATAATATTAAGGAAAAGGATCTATTAGATATACATAAACTGTATGAATGCGACATTGAACTGCTTAAGGAATTAATAAAGCCAGCGGGTTTTTTTAATAGAAAGGCAGTTATATTAAAGGCCGTTTTGGTATTTATTATGGAAAATTATAATGGCGACCTAGACAAAATGTTTCAAACTTCGTTGGAGGTTTTAAGAGAAAAACTCTTGAATGTTAAAGGAATAGGCCCTGAGACTGCAGACTCGATATTATTGTATGCAGGAAGTAAAAGGATTTTTGTAGTTGATGCTTATACCGTAAGGATTTTTACAAGACTGGGTTTTTTGACTGGAACCGAAAATTACCATCAGGTACAGAAATTTTTTATGGAAAATTTACCTGAGGAGGTTGACTTATATAATCAATATCATGCGCTGATAGTTAAGTTGGGAAGCGAATGCTGCTCAGGAAAAAAGCCAAAATGCCTGGAATGTGTTTTGAAGGATTTGTGTCAGTTTGCAACTTTTTCCT